In one window of Synechococcus sp. M16CYN DNA:
- the fabF gene encoding beta-ketoacyl-ACP synthase II: MVGDFHRVVITGLGAVTPIGNTVQDYWSGLTSGRNGVDGITLFDASNYACRFAAEVKDFDPVGFIEPKEAKRWDRFCKFGVVAAKQAIAHAGLEITDANTDRIGMSIGSGVGGMLTMETQTNVLYSKGPDRVSPFTVPMMIPNMASGLAAIALGTKGPSSAVATACAAGSNAIGDAFRLLQLGKADAMVCGGAESAITPLGVAGFASAKALSFRNDDPTTASRPFDKERDGFVIGEGAGILVLETLEHAEARDATVLGEVVGYGMTCDAHHITSPTPGGVGGAQAMRLALEDGAIEADTVDYVNAHGTSTPANDKNETAAIKSALGSRALQIPVSSTKSMTGHLLGGSGGIEAVACVLALKHGVVPPTINHTSPDPNCDLDIVPNAARDQALATVLSNSFGFGGHNVCLAFRRFG, encoded by the coding sequence ATGGTGGGAGATTTCCATCGCGTCGTTATCACTGGTCTCGGCGCAGTTACACCGATAGGCAACACAGTTCAGGATTACTGGAGTGGTCTGACCTCCGGACGCAACGGCGTCGATGGGATTACTCTATTCGATGCCTCGAACTATGCCTGCCGATTTGCGGCTGAAGTGAAAGATTTTGACCCTGTAGGTTTCATTGAGCCCAAAGAAGCCAAGCGTTGGGATCGCTTCTGTAAGTTCGGTGTGGTAGCCGCCAAACAGGCTATCGCTCACGCCGGTTTAGAAATCACGGATGCCAATACTGACCGAATCGGTATGAGCATTGGCTCCGGAGTGGGCGGTATGCTTACGATGGAAACCCAGACCAATGTGCTGTACAGCAAAGGTCCAGATCGGGTAAGCCCGTTCACGGTGCCGATGATGATACCAAACATGGCTTCTGGCCTAGCTGCGATTGCCCTAGGTACTAAAGGGCCTAGCTCCGCAGTTGCTACAGCTTGCGCGGCCGGCTCCAATGCCATCGGTGATGCCTTCCGTTTGTTGCAGCTAGGCAAAGCGGACGCGATGGTTTGCGGTGGTGCCGAATCTGCCATTACACCGTTAGGGGTTGCCGGTTTCGCCAGCGCAAAGGCACTGTCTTTCCGTAACGATGACCCCACTACAGCCAGTCGTCCCTTCGATAAAGAGCGCGACGGCTTCGTAATTGGTGAAGGAGCTGGCATATTAGTGCTAGAAACCCTTGAACATGCCGAAGCTCGTGACGCCACCGTTCTGGGCGAGGTCGTTGGCTACGGGATGACTTGCGATGCACACCACATCACCTCTCCCACTCCGGGTGGTGTGGGCGGTGCGCAGGCGATGCGACTAGCCCTAGAGGACGGCGCCATCGAAGCGGATACAGTGGATTACGTAAACGCCCACGGCACCAGCACCCCCGCTAACGACAAAAATGAAACCGCGGCGATCAAGAGTGCTCTTGGGTCTCGTGCGCTGCAGATCCCAGTGAGCTCTACCAAATCGATGACCGGCCATCTTTTAGGTGGGTCTGGTGGCATCGAAGCTGTGGCCTGCGTATTAGCTCTGAAGCACGGTGTCGTCCCACCAACTATTAATCACACCAGTCCCGATCCTAATTGTGATCTGGATATAGTGCCTAACGCGGCACGAGACCAGGCACTGGCGACAGTGTTGTCTAACTCTTTTGGCTTCGGTGGACACAACGTTTGCCTCGCCTTTCGACGCTTTGGTTGA
- the acpP gene encoding acyl carrier protein, with protein sequence MSQEAILEKVRSIVAEQLSVDAGEVKSESNFQNDLGADSLDTVELVMALEEAFDVEIPDESAEGILTVGDAVKYIKDKQA encoded by the coding sequence ATGTCCCAGGAAGCGATCCTCGAGAAAGTCCGTTCTATCGTCGCGGAACAACTCAGCGTCGACGCTGGCGAGGTAAAGTCGGAATCCAATTTTCAAAACGACTTGGGTGCTGACTCCCTTGATACTGTGGAATTAGTGATGGCTCTGGAAGAAGCCTTTGACGTCGAGATCCCTGACGAATCTGCAGAGGGAATCCTTACCGTCGGCGACGCGGTTAAGTACATCAAAGACAAACAGGCTTGA
- the psaC gene encoding photosystem I iron-sulfur center protein PsaC produces the protein MSHAVKIYDTCIGCTQCVRACPLDVLEMVPWDGCKAGQIASSPRTEDCVGCKRCETACPTDFLSIRVYLGDETSRSMGLAY, from the coding sequence ATGTCCCACGCTGTCAAGATCTACGACACCTGTATCGGTTGTACCCAGTGTGTTCGAGCTTGTCCCCTTGATGTTCTTGAAATGGTGCCTTGGGACGGTTGTAAAGCTGGTCAAATTGCCTCCTCTCCCCGTACAGAGGATTGTGTGGGATGTAAGCGATGTGAAACTGCTTGTCCCACCGACTTCCTCAGCATTCGCGTTTATCTGGGGGATGAAACCAGTCGATCGATGGGCCTTGCTTACTAG
- the glmS gene encoding glutamine--fructose-6-phosphate transaminase (isomerizing), with the protein MCGIVALVGSREAAFQLLDGLRQLEYRGYDSAGIATVDASGRITCLKTEGKLINLTARVDEQGAPGRCGIGHTRWATHGKPEERNAHPHCSVDGAVAVVQNGIIENYRNLRETLQANGAVFLSETDTEVIPHLISAELSRWLASGETASGTLLLQVVQTVLPQLQGAYALAVIWKQAPGALVVARKIAPLLIGLGEGEFLCASDTPALASFTRTILPMEDGEVALLSPLGVELYNTQGERQQRMPTLLTGADHVADKRGFRHFMLKEIHEQPEIAELWVTRHLPQGLTAQMPVALPLETSFYRDIERVEILACGTSRHAALVGAYLLEQFAGLPTTVYYASEFRYAPPPLAPNTLTIGVTQSGETADTLAALTMEAKRRRAHGDPAYAPRQLGVTNRPESSLSRQMPHILDIGAGIEIGVAATKTFLGQLLTFYGLAMAFAAKRSSRSADEISALADELRKLPEQLRALVNLHDQRCAGLAHRFAAIQDVIFLGRGINYPIALEGALKLKEISYIHAEGYPAGEMKHGPIALLDAHVPVVSIAVPGMVFEKVLSNAQEAKARDAQLIGVAPEGPDTALFDELLPVPEMSEWISPLFTVIPMQLLSYHIAAHRGLDVDQPRNLAKSVTVE; encoded by the coding sequence ATGTGCGGAATCGTTGCCCTAGTTGGCTCTCGTGAGGCGGCGTTTCAGTTGCTCGACGGGTTGCGTCAGCTGGAATATCGTGGTTATGATTCAGCAGGCATTGCGACGGTAGATGCAAGCGGGCGTATTACCTGTCTAAAAACCGAGGGCAAGTTAATCAATCTCACCGCTCGGGTCGACGAACAGGGAGCTCCAGGCCGGTGCGGTATCGGCCATACTCGCTGGGCTACTCATGGCAAACCAGAAGAGCGCAACGCCCATCCTCATTGCAGCGTGGACGGGGCTGTGGCAGTGGTACAAAACGGCATCATTGAAAACTACCGCAACCTACGCGAAACACTGCAAGCTAATGGGGCAGTGTTTTTGTCAGAAACTGATACCGAAGTCATCCCCCATTTGATTAGCGCAGAGCTAAGCCGATGGCTTGCTTCTGGTGAAACAGCAAGCGGCACGCTATTGCTGCAGGTTGTACAGACGGTGTTACCACAGCTGCAGGGGGCTTATGCCTTGGCTGTAATATGGAAGCAAGCCCCCGGCGCTCTCGTGGTAGCCCGTAAAATAGCACCACTGCTGATTGGGTTAGGGGAGGGAGAGTTTCTTTGTGCCAGCGATACGCCGGCCTTAGCCAGTTTCACCCGCACGATACTTCCGATGGAGGATGGTGAGGTGGCCTTGCTATCACCCTTAGGGGTTGAACTCTACAACACCCAGGGGGAACGCCAGCAACGGATGCCGACTCTGCTGACGGGTGCGGACCACGTGGCTGACAAGCGTGGGTTTCGCCATTTCATGCTGAAGGAAATCCATGAACAGCCAGAAATAGCTGAACTTTGGGTGACTCGTCATCTCCCTCAGGGGCTAACAGCGCAGATGCCTGTGGCACTACCTCTCGAAACTTCCTTTTACAGAGACATTGAGCGGGTCGAGATCCTAGCTTGCGGCACCAGCCGCCACGCTGCTCTGGTGGGGGCCTACCTACTTGAGCAATTCGCAGGACTTCCCACTACGGTTTACTATGCCAGCGAATTCCGCTACGCCCCGCCACCATTGGCGCCGAACACACTCACCATCGGTGTGACGCAGTCAGGTGAAACCGCGGATACCTTAGCTGCTCTGACGATGGAAGCCAAGCGTCGGCGAGCACATGGTGACCCAGCCTATGCGCCCCGCCAGTTGGGGGTGACCAATCGACCGGAGAGTTCTCTCTCTCGACAGATGCCACACATCCTTGATATCGGTGCCGGTATAGAGATTGGCGTAGCAGCAACTAAAACGTTTCTTGGTCAATTATTAACGTTTTACGGTCTTGCCATGGCCTTTGCGGCCAAACGATCTAGCCGTTCAGCTGATGAAATAAGTGCTTTGGCCGACGAATTGCGAAAGCTACCGGAACAACTTCGAGCTTTAGTAAACTTGCACGATCAACGTTGTGCAGGTTTAGCACATCGCTTTGCAGCCATCCAAGATGTGATCTTTCTGGGTCGTGGTATCAACTACCCGATTGCGTTAGAGGGTGCACTCAAACTTAAGGAAATTAGTTACATTCACGCCGAGGGCTATCCTGCCGGAGAAATGAAGCATGGCCCGATTGCCTTGCTTGATGCACATGTCCCTGTGGTATCAATTGCCGTGCCAGGTATGGTTTTTGAGAAGGTTCTTAGCAATGCACAAGAGGCTAAAGCCCGCGATGCTCAATTGATTGGTGTGGCCCCCGAGGGACCTGATACTGCTTTGTTCGATGAGCTTTTGCCAGTGCCCGAGATGAGTGAATGGATCAGCCCCTTGTTCACCGTAATCCCAATGCAGTTGTTGAGTTACCACATCGCTGCACATCGAGGATTGGACGTAGACCAACCCCGTAACTTGGCCAAGAGCGTTACAGTAGAATGA
- a CDS encoding mannose-1-phosphate guanylyltransferase/mannose-6-phosphate isomerase, with product MAATPLIPVILCGGTGTRLWPLSRASYPKQYWPLSGDGDATLLQQTQQRLEGLEGLSAPLLICNEDHRFIVAEQMRQLGVEPHAILLEPVGRNTAPAVTVAALQATANGNNPLLLVLAADNFIRDAKQFRTAVTAGRLAAENGRLVAFGIIPKTPETGYGYIEAARAFDAGALQDVPIIRFVEKPDRATAEQFLTTGRFTWNSGMFLFQAGAMLAELERLAPEMVSYCRAALEPDRVDMGFLRLEKTVFAKCPNVAIDVAVMEKTELGSVLPLDAGWSDVGSWSALWETSDRDPDGNVLQGRVIAQGSSNCYLRSEHRLIVGLGVENLVVVETDDAVLIADRSQTQAIKSVVNRLEADGSSEGKAHRKVYRPWGYYTGITEGNRWQVKRISVKSGASLSLQMHHHRAEHWVVVKGTALVERDGNEQLVGENQSTYIPMGCKHRLSNPGRIPVELIEIQSGEYLGEDDILRFEDHYCRDDPKK from the coding sequence TTGGCTGCCACACCTCTAATTCCTGTAATCCTTTGCGGAGGAACTGGCACACGGTTGTGGCCGCTGTCGCGCGCGAGCTACCCCAAGCAGTACTGGCCTCTTAGCGGTGACGGAGACGCCACTTTGCTACAACAGACTCAACAGCGACTCGAAGGCTTGGAGGGTCTATCGGCTCCTTTGCTGATTTGCAATGAAGATCACCGCTTCATCGTGGCTGAACAGATGCGTCAACTGGGCGTCGAACCGCACGCGATCCTATTGGAGCCTGTGGGACGCAACACAGCTCCTGCGGTAACTGTGGCAGCTCTACAAGCCACCGCCAACGGAAATAATCCCCTGCTCCTAGTACTTGCGGCAGATAATTTTATTCGGGATGCCAAACAATTTCGCACCGCGGTCACTGCCGGACGTTTGGCTGCAGAGAACGGTCGATTAGTGGCCTTCGGCATTATTCCTAAGACACCGGAAACTGGTTATGGCTACATAGAAGCAGCCCGAGCTTTTGATGCTGGTGCGCTGCAAGACGTTCCGATCATTCGTTTTGTGGAGAAACCAGATCGCGCCACTGCCGAACAGTTCTTGACAACAGGGCGTTTCACATGGAATAGCGGCATGTTTCTCTTCCAAGCCGGTGCGATGTTGGCAGAATTAGAGCGCTTGGCACCTGAAATGGTGAGTTACTGCCGGGCAGCACTAGAACCAGATAGGGTCGATATGGGATTTCTGCGCCTAGAAAAGACTGTGTTTGCTAAGTGCCCAAACGTGGCTATTGATGTAGCTGTCATGGAAAAGACAGAACTGGGCTCGGTATTACCCCTCGATGCAGGGTGGAGCGATGTAGGTAGTTGGAGCGCCCTTTGGGAAACATCTGATCGCGACCCCGACGGTAATGTGTTGCAAGGACGCGTGATTGCTCAAGGCAGCAGCAACTGCTATCTCCGCAGCGAACACCGTCTCATAGTTGGGTTAGGGGTGGAGAACCTAGTGGTGGTAGAGACAGACGACGCGGTACTGATAGCTGATCGCTCCCAGACTCAGGCGATCAAGTCAGTGGTGAACCGACTGGAAGCTGACGGCAGCTCGGAAGGCAAAGCGCATCGCAAGGTTTATCGACCTTGGGGCTATTACACCGGTATCACCGAAGGTAACCGCTGGCAAGTAAAGCGCATTTCTGTTAAATCAGGGGCAAGTTTATCATTGCAAATGCACCACCATCGTGCTGAGCATTGGGTGGTAGTGAAGGGAACAGCGTTGGTGGAGCGGGATGGCAACGAGCAACTAGTAGGTGAGAACCAAAGCACCTACATTCCGATGGGCTGCAAACATCGGCTATCTAATCCGGGACGTATCCCGGTGGAATTGATCGAGATACAGAGCGGCGAATACCTTGGCGAGGACGATATCCTACGCTTTGAAGATCACTATTGCCGGGATGATCCCAAAAAGTAA
- the rimM gene encoding ribosome maturation factor RimM (Essential for efficient processing of 16S rRNA), with protein sequence MANIEKWLTVGKIVGVQGLRGEVRVNPASDFPERFTVPGPRWVRVKGQALREVQLKTGRRLPGKNLFVVRLKNINDRIAAEGLVDSDLMVPATDRPKLAEGEFHLMDLVGLDVRLTADGDAIGTVTDLIHGGNDLLEIKYADGRTFLIPFVKTIVPEVYLKEGWLLLTPPPGLLDL encoded by the coding sequence ATGGCCAACATCGAGAAATGGCTCACAGTAGGGAAAATTGTGGGCGTTCAGGGTCTGCGGGGGGAAGTGCGGGTTAATCCAGCCAGCGATTTCCCAGAGCGTTTCACTGTCCCCGGTCCGCGTTGGGTGCGAGTAAAAGGTCAAGCTCTACGGGAGGTGCAGCTGAAAACAGGTCGTCGACTCCCAGGTAAAAACTTGTTTGTGGTGCGCCTTAAGAACATCAACGATCGCATTGCCGCAGAGGGCTTGGTAGACAGTGATTTGATGGTTCCTGCTACCGACCGTCCAAAGTTGGCAGAAGGAGAGTTTCACCTAATGGATTTAGTGGGCCTCGACGTACGTCTCACTGCAGATGGCGATGCCATCGGCACCGTGACTGATCTCATTCATGGCGGCAACGATCTCCTAGAGATCAAATATGCTGATGGCCGTACATTCTTGATACCATTCGTGAAAACTATTGTCCCGGAAGTGTATCTGAAGGAAGGTTGGCTGCTGCTAACGCCACCTCCAGGACTGCTGGATCTTTAG
- a CDS encoding NAD(P)H dehydrogenase subunit NdhS: MSPKSVPILPGSTVTVRDATSIYNGYNGFVQRISDDRAAVLFEGGTWDKLVTLRLKDLQAV, from the coding sequence ATGTCGCCTAAATCCGTTCCCATCCTTCCCGGTTCTACCGTGACGGTTAGGGACGCCACATCGATCTATAACGGCTACAATGGCTTTGTACAGCGTATCAGCGATGACCGTGCTGCTGTTTTGTTTGAAGGTGGCACTTGGGATAAGCTGGTAACGTTGCGGTTGAAGGATCTTCAAGCGGTCTGA
- the rnc gene encoding ribonuclease III produces MDSTRQHNLLLLMRVIGLHEFNYPEILNLVDQALTHISADRNKNFERLEFIGDAVLRLAATEFIDRHYPNISVGSCSSLRAQLVSDRWLAQMGDRLKLDSLLILGTKALGDSAARARLRTDATEALIGAIYAGSKSNLEPIHRWLTPYWQQTTVEVLEAPHHFHGKTILQEWSQAQGLGLPNYITDEQSSHHGDPERFHSEVRVGKRLRAEGLGRSRKEAEQNAASAAVQVIQDRDVTDAASPK; encoded by the coding sequence TTGGACAGTACTCGACAACACAATCTGTTACTGCTAATGCGGGTAATCGGCCTGCATGAGTTCAATTACCCTGAGATCCTGAACCTTGTCGATCAGGCTCTTACTCACATATCTGCTGATCGGAATAAAAACTTTGAGCGGCTAGAATTCATCGGCGATGCCGTGCTACGTTTAGCGGCCACAGAATTCATTGATCGCCACTATCCGAACATTTCTGTGGGAAGTTGTTCCAGCTTGCGCGCCCAGCTCGTTAGTGATCGTTGGCTAGCGCAGATGGGAGACCGCCTCAAACTAGACTCTTTGCTCATCCTCGGAACCAAAGCTTTAGGGGATTCCGCAGCGCGGGCGAGGTTACGCACCGATGCTACTGAAGCACTAATCGGCGCAATTTATGCCGGCAGCAAAAGCAACCTAGAGCCAATTCACCGCTGGCTAACCCCCTACTGGCAACAAACCACAGTTGAAGTATTAGAAGCGCCGCATCACTTCCATGGCAAAACCATTCTTCAAGAGTGGAGTCAAGCTCAGGGATTGGGGTTGCCGAATTACATCACAGATGAACAAAGCTCTCACCATGGGGATCCGGAACGCTTTCATAGCGAAGTAAGGGTGGGAAAGCGGTTACGTGCTGAAGGTCTAGGCCGTTCACGTAAAGAAGCCGAGCAGAATGCAGCCTCAGCAGCTGTGCAAGTCATTCAAGACCGTGACGTTACTGACGCTGCCTCTCCCAAATAG
- a CDS encoding glycogen/starch/alpha-glucan phosphorylase, with amino-acid sequence MTASQPCDLRLPTPGCHNDPERVGLDAKSVFDGMTEHLFFTLGKLASTASRHDLYVALSYAVRDRLMVRYLATTEAMRTRPQKSVAYLSAEFLIGPQLNNNLLNLGIQREAEEALHNFGIESLQQILDVEEEPGLGNGGLGRLAACYMESLASLKIPATGYGIRYEFGIFDQLIREGWQVEITDKWLKGGWPWELPQQDEACFVGFGGRTESYIDDKGNYRSRWIPAEHAIGVPHDVPVLGYRVNVCDRLRLWRADTTESFDFYAFNIGDYYGAVEEKVGSETLSKVLYPNDGTDEGRRLRLKQQHFFVSCSLQDMLRGLDHRSLDIEDFPKYWTIQLNDTHPAIAVAELMRLLIDDRHLEWDQAWSITSRSVAYTNHTLLPEALEKWDLSLFGSLLPRHLELIYEINRRFLQKVRLRYPGNDEVLSKLSIIDEQGGKAVRMAHLATIGAHHVNGVAALHSGLVQTDLLPQFAALWPEKFTNVTNGVTPRRWMALANPELSALLDEHVGRDWISNMESLRKLEKRQNDHAFLEHWGNTKLSVKRKLANYIHSNTGVLVDPSTLFDVQVKRIHEYKRQHLNALQIINQYLRIKNGQADDMAPRTIVFGGKAAPGYYMAKLIIRFINGIAETVNSDPDTDGRLRVVFLPDYNVKLGEQVYPGSDLSEQISTAGKEASGTGNMKFAMNGALTIGTLDGANVEIRELVGADNFFLFGKTVEEINALEQNGYRPHDFITAMPELQEALHLIEMGHFSNGDGELFRPLLDNLMGSDPFYVMADFADYVRAHDAVNHAWSDQMHWQRMSLLNTARAGFFSSDRSIREYCKNIWNVDPLKVEITCDAR; translated from the coding sequence ATGACTGCATCTCAACCCTGCGATTTGCGCTTGCCAACCCCTGGTTGTCATAACGATCCTGAACGAGTGGGCCTTGATGCCAAGAGCGTGTTCGATGGCATGACAGAACATTTATTCTTTACCCTTGGGAAGCTTGCATCCACTGCAAGTCGGCACGACCTCTATGTAGCTCTGAGCTATGCGGTGCGTGATCGGCTGATGGTGCGTTACTTAGCCACTACAGAAGCGATGCGGACTCGACCGCAAAAATCGGTGGCATATCTTTCAGCCGAATTCTTAATCGGACCACAACTGAACAACAATTTGCTTAACCTAGGCATTCAGAGGGAAGCAGAGGAAGCCCTTCACAACTTCGGTATAGAGTCACTCCAGCAAATTCTTGATGTTGAAGAAGAGCCTGGACTAGGCAACGGTGGCTTAGGGCGACTTGCAGCTTGTTATATGGAATCCTTGGCTAGCTTAAAAATCCCCGCAACAGGATATGGAATTCGCTACGAATTTGGAATTTTCGATCAGTTAATTCGTGAGGGTTGGCAAGTCGAAATCACAGATAAGTGGCTCAAGGGGGGCTGGCCTTGGGAATTACCCCAACAAGATGAAGCTTGCTTTGTTGGCTTCGGAGGACGTACTGAGAGCTACATCGACGACAAAGGTAACTACCGCTCTCGTTGGATTCCTGCCGAGCATGCAATTGGCGTTCCTCATGATGTACCTGTGCTTGGTTACCGAGTGAACGTTTGTGATCGCCTACGCTTATGGCGCGCTGATACCACCGAAAGCTTTGACTTCTACGCCTTCAATATCGGCGATTATTATGGAGCCGTTGAAGAAAAGGTGGGCAGTGAAACCCTCTCGAAGGTTCTTTACCCGAACGACGGTACAGATGAGGGGCGTCGTCTCCGATTAAAACAGCAGCACTTCTTTGTAAGCTGTTCTCTCCAAGATATGTTGCGAGGTCTCGACCATCGCAGTCTTGACATCGAGGACTTTCCCAAATACTGGACCATTCAGCTGAATGACACCCACCCAGCAATCGCTGTAGCAGAGCTGATGCGTCTGCTAATTGACGACCGTCATTTGGAATGGGATCAGGCATGGAGCATCACTTCCCGCTCAGTTGCTTATACAAACCACACCTTGCTTCCCGAAGCCTTAGAGAAATGGGATCTGAGTCTGTTTGGAAGTTTGTTGCCCCGACATTTAGAGCTGATTTATGAAATTAACCGCCGATTTCTTCAAAAAGTACGCCTGCGTTACCCTGGCAATGACGAAGTCCTAAGCAAGCTTTCCATCATTGATGAGCAAGGCGGCAAGGCTGTTCGCATGGCTCACCTGGCCACTATTGGCGCGCACCATGTAAACGGTGTGGCTGCTCTCCATTCCGGTCTGGTACAGACTGATCTGCTACCGCAATTCGCTGCACTGTGGCCAGAAAAGTTCACCAACGTCACCAACGGTGTTACTCCCCGACGCTGGATGGCTCTCGCCAATCCGGAGTTGTCGGCGTTACTTGATGAGCATGTTGGCCGTGATTGGATATCTAATATGGAGAGCTTGCGCAAGCTGGAAAAACGGCAGAACGATCATGCTTTTCTCGAACACTGGGGTAATACCAAGCTCTCAGTAAAGCGCAAGCTGGCCAATTACATTCATAGCAACACGGGTGTACTGGTGGATCCTTCTACTCTCTTCGATGTGCAAGTTAAGCGTATCCACGAGTACAAACGTCAACATCTCAACGCGTTGCAAATTATTAATCAGTATCTACGGATTAAGAACGGGCAAGCTGATGACATGGCACCCCGCACAATCGTCTTTGGCGGTAAAGCAGCCCCCGGATACTATATGGCGAAATTAATCATTCGCTTTATCAACGGTATCGCCGAAACTGTCAACTCCGACCCGGACACGGACGGACGGCTGCGTGTGGTCTTCCTGCCAGATTACAATGTAAAATTAGGTGAGCAAGTTTATCCAGGATCAGATTTATCTGAACAGATCTCTACGGCCGGCAAGGAAGCATCCGGTACAGGCAACATGAAATTTGCTATGAATGGCGCTCTCACAATCGGGACTTTGGATGGCGCCAATGTAGAGATTCGCGAACTGGTGGGTGCCGACAACTTTTTCCTCTTCGGTAAAACTGTGGAAGAGATCAATGCGCTTGAACAGAATGGCTATCGCCCTCATGATTTCATTACAGCGATGCCCGAGTTGCAGGAAGCACTTCATCTGATAGAAATGGGACATTTCAGTAACGGCGATGGAGAACTCTTCCGCCCACTACTGGATAATCTTATGGGCAGTGATCCCTTCTACGTGATGGCAGATTTTGCTGATTACGTGCGGGCACACGATGCGGTCAATCACGCCTGGAGCGATCAGATGCACTGGCAGCGGATGTCGTTACTGAATACAGCTCGTGCTGGTTTCTTTTCTTCCGATCGTTCTATTAGAGAATATTGCAAGAATATTTGGAATGTGGATCCGCTGAAGGTGGAAATCACCTGTGACGCACGATAA